One region of Armigeres subalbatus isolate Guangzhou_Male chromosome 3, GZ_Asu_2, whole genome shotgun sequence genomic DNA includes:
- the LOC134227927 gene encoding uncharacterized protein LOC134227927 gives MIDIAADFVIRDGEKAGCNIDPNGECSYVQNKYDSGNFIRHFRLRHSELANAKGLLKDYVQPEKKPRFVAKRPIAIDLQLLIEAVAKLVTEHGLPLSCFEWDGFRLLLEPICQAVGCTLNRETIREHLRVISQRVKQILKDEMKDKLICLKVDSASCHNRHILGINVQYTLGEKVVVRTLGMVEVKESQTAAVLKLKILDTLAEYNVPIGNIFSITVDNGANMVAAVKKMRNELQMTLLENLEDVDCTGEQESSRDIPSELYEEFQERINLVRCAVHTLQLAILDVVNKSHAGVKSLTELAKKSKNVKYQTNFDHHGASHPPIWSQTRWGGIFEMVQSFKTQKSFFEQLATQFPELDLTDHWNFVDNYYEAFKPLYICTKKMQAEHVCLPDFYMAWLMAISEVRKLNENPFTPELMNSLTTRLKALRGSRAFKMALFIDPRFNYRGSKFFSPEEKMEIQGFINETWQRIHQLQTPSSASHMPNVSLNSSEHNDDFDEYLTEMYGGSVNMDHELSETRFLQQLQSIDLEPRQNHNYNVWDHWLRRKTTHPELHAVSMIVLATPSNQVSVERAFSALGLVLSNFRTQLAEETLTNILLVKLNKALFPQAISTAYNWKEIELKDRVKRMANE, from the exons ATGATTGACATCGCGGCGGATTTCGTAATACGTGATGGTGAAAAGGCTGGTTGCAACATAGATCCCAATGGGGAATGCTCATACGTACAGAACAAATATGACTCGGGAAATTTTATTCGGCATTTCCGTTTACGCCACAGCGAGCTAGCAAACGCTAAAGGTCTCCTGAAAGATTATGTTCAACCAGAGAAAAAGCCGCGATTCGTGGCAAAACGGCCAATCGCCATTGACTTACAGCTTTTGATCGAAGCTGTCGCGAAGCTGGTCACTGAACATGGGCTGCCACTGTCATGCTTCGAGTGGGACGGTTTTCGACTGCTACTAGAGCCAATTTGTCAAGCGGTGGGATGTACTTTGAATCGAGAAACCATCAGAGAACACTTACGTGTTATTTCTCAGCGTGTCAAACAGATCCTCAAAGATGAGATGAAGGATAAATTAATATGCTTAAAGGTCGATTCTGCATCATGTCATAACAGACATATTCTCGGAATAAACGTTCAATATACTCTTGGGGAAAAGGTCGTGGTTCGAACTCTTG GAATGGTAGAGGTTAAAGAAAGCCAAACTGCCGCAGtcctaaaattaaaaatattggaTACGCTTGCAGAGTACAATGTGCCCATTGGGAACATTTTCTCAATTACTGTCGATAACGGGGCCAATATGGTGGCGGCAGTGAAGAAAATGCGAAATGAACTACAAATGACATTGCTAGAGAACCTTGAGGATGTTGACTGCACAggcgaacaagaatcatcacgAGATATACCTTCTGAATTGTATGAAGAGTTCCAAGAGCGAATCAATCTTGTGCGATGTGCTGTTCACACTCTGCAGCTGGCGATCTTAGACGTGGTGAATAAATCCCATGCAGGTGTGAAGAGTCTGACCGAGCTggctaaaaaatcaaaaaacgtgAAGTACCAAACGAATTTCGACCATCATGGTGCCTCGCACCCCCCTATTTGGAGCCAAACCAGATGGGGTGGTATTTTTGAGATGGTGCAATCTTTCAAAACGCAAAAATCATTCTTCGAACAACTAGCGACTCAATTTCCTGAACTCG ATCTTACCGACCACTGGAATTTCGTTGACAATTATTATGAGGCATTCAAACCGCTGTACATTTGTACAAAGAAAATGCAGGCGGAGCATGTATGTTTACCCGATTTCTACATGGCCTGGCTAATGGCAATCAGTGAAGTGCGCAAGCTCAATGAAAACCCGTTTACTCCTGAGCTGATGAACTCGTTGACTACGCGATTAAAAGCTTTGCGTGGATCTAGAGCTTTTAAAATGGCTCTTTTCATCGATCCGAGGTTTAACTATCGAGGATCGAAGTTTTTTTCACCTGAGGAAAAAATGGAAATACAG GGTTTCATCAACGAAACGTGGCAGCGAATTCACCAACTGCAAACGCCTTCATCTGCTTCTCACATGCCAAACGTATCCCTGAACAGCTCCGAACACAACGACGACTTTGATGAATATCTCACCGAGATGTATGGTGGATCCGTGAATATGGATCACGAACTAAGCGAAACCAGATTTCTACAACAGCTACAGTCTATCGATCTCGAACCTCGTCAAAACCATAACTATAATGTCTGGGACCACTGGTTGCGCCGGAAAACAACACATCCGGAGTTGCATGCCGTATCCATGATTGTGCTGGCCACTCCTTCAAACCAAGTTTCCGTTGAGAGAGCCTTCAGTGCTCTTGGGTTAGTATTATCTAATTTCCGCACGCAGCTGGCAGAAGAAACCTTGACGAATATTCTTCTGGTAAAGTTGAACAAGGCTTTATTCCCACAAGCGATTTCAACAGCTTACAATTGGAAGGAAATCGAACTAAAAGATAGGGTGAAGCGGATGGCTAACGAATAA